In Paracoccus aerodenitrificans, the following are encoded in one genomic region:
- the ccmA gene encoding heme ABC exporter ATP-binding protein CcmA → MTLLSVHQLAVSRGGMRTVEGIGFTLDAGQALVLRGPNGIGKTTLLRTIADLQPPVSGRIELAPDSVAYAAHADGLKSALSVRENLLFWAKIFGRDQVDHAIAAMNLAELADRPAGALSAGQKRRLGLARLLVTGRALWVLDEPTVSLDADSVQLFAGLIRAHLAQGGAALIATHIDLALPEAKILDLTEFRARPKRSGSAPAGFNEAFA, encoded by the coding sequence ATGACTTTGCTCTCCGTCCATCAGCTTGCCGTGTCGCGCGGTGGGATGCGGACGGTCGAGGGCATAGGCTTTACGCTGGATGCGGGGCAGGCTCTGGTTCTTCGCGGGCCGAACGGGATCGGCAAGACAACGCTTCTGCGCACGATCGCAGATCTTCAGCCGCCTGTCTCGGGCCGGATAGAGCTTGCGCCCGACAGTGTCGCCTATGCCGCACATGCCGATGGTCTGAAATCCGCGCTGAGCGTGCGCGAAAACCTTCTCTTCTGGGCGAAAATCTTCGGGCGCGATCAGGTCGATCATGCAATAGCGGCAATGAATCTTGCGGAACTGGCCGACCGTCCGGCGGGAGCGCTTTCGGCGGGACAGAAGCGTCGGCTGGGTCTGGCGCGATTGCTGGTGACCGGCCGGGCGCTTTGGGTTCTGGATGAGCCGACCGTGTCGCTCGATGCGGATTCGGTGCAGCTTTTCGCCGGGCTGATCCGGGCGCATCTGGCGCAGGGCGGGGCTGCGCTGATCGCGACCCATATCGACCTTGCGCTGCCAGAGGCGAAGATCCTCGATCTGACCGAA
- a CDS encoding Mth938-like domain-containing protein: MQLTDAQYPNGALPVDGYGTGFFRINGKLHEGGIVVSSAQGVVSWGGLADRAPVLALGGHVDVLFLGMGADIAMPPRDLLSALDEKGVMAEAMSSPSAARSYNVLLSEGRRVACALIPV; the protein is encoded by the coding sequence ATGCAACTGACCGATGCCCAGTATCCGAACGGGGCGTTGCCCGTGGATGGCTATGGAACGGGTTTCTTCAGGATTAACGGCAAGCTGCATGAAGGCGGCATCGTCGTTTCGTCGGCGCAGGGAGTCGTAAGCTGGGGCGGGCTTGCCGACCGGGCGCCGGTTCTGGCGCTTGGCGGGCATGTGGATGTGCTGTTCCTTGGCATGGGCGCGGATATCGCCATGCCGCCCCGCGATCTGCTGAGCGCTCTCGATGAGAAAGGCGTGATGGCCGAGGCAATGTCGTCGCCCTCGGCTGCACGCAGCTATAATGTCTTATTGTCAGAGGGCAGGCGGGTTGCCTGCGCCCTGATCCCGGTATGA
- the secF gene encoding protein translocase subunit SecF, producing the protein MAFRLKLVPDETKFDFFRYQVYTFGLSAVLMVLSVIVLLTMGLNFGIDFRGGTTIRTESTTAFDIGEYRSALDGIEGIGDVSITEVFDPTFGEDRHVAQIRIGSVEDTEAMTPEQISDVETALKEVDPNVTFAAVESVGPKVSGELIKTAVYAVLAASVGILLYIWMRFEWQFAIGGVVAIIHDVLLTMGIFAALQLRFDLSTIAALLTILGYSINDTVVVFDRLRENLIKYKTLPLIEVMNLSVNETLSRTVMTAVTTAIALTAMLVLGGDVIRGFVFAMLWGVIVGTYSSVYVAKNIVLWLGVNRDFSKPDPDALPEQFRESP; encoded by the coding sequence ATGGCATTCCGTCTGAAACTCGTCCCCGACGAAACGAAATTCGATTTCTTCCGCTATCAGGTCTATACTTTCGGGTTGTCGGCAGTGCTGATGGTGCTTTCAGTCATCGTGCTGCTGACGATGGGGCTGAATTTCGGCATCGATTTCCGGGGCGGCACGACGATCCGCACCGAAAGCACCACGGCCTTTGATATCGGCGAATATCGCAGCGCTCTGGACGGGATCGAAGGGATCGGCGATGTCTCGATCACCGAGGTATTCGATCCGACCTTCGGCGAGGACAGGCATGTCGCCCAGATCCGTATCGGCTCGGTGGAAGACACCGAGGCGATGACGCCCGAACAGATTTCGGATGTCGAGACGGCGCTGAAAGAGGTCGATCCGAATGTCACCTTCGCGGCGGTTGAATCGGTCGGCCCGAAAGTGTCGGGCGAGCTGATCAAGACGGCTGTCTATGCGGTGCTTGCGGCCTCTGTTGGGATCTTGCTGTATATCTGGATGCGCTTTGAATGGCAGTTCGCGATTGGCGGCGTCGTTGCGATCATCCATGACGTGCTGCTGACAATGGGAATTTTCGCGGCGTTGCAGCTTCGCTTCGATCTTTCCACCATTGCTGCTTTGCTGACCATTCTGGGGTATTCGATCAACGATACGGTGGTCGTGTTCGACCGGCTTCGTGAAAACCTGATCAAGTACAAGACCCTCCCGTTGATCGAGGTGATGAACCTCTCGGTCAATGAAACCCTGTCGCGCACCGTCATGACGGCCGTCACTACGGCCATTGCGCTGACCGCGATGCTGGTTCTTGGCGGGGATGTGATCCGTGGCTTCGTCTTCGCCATGTTGTGGGGGGTAATCGTCGGGACCTATTCCTCGGTCTATGTCGCGAAGAATATCGTGCTGTGGCTTGGTGTGAACCGTGATTTCTCGAAGCCCGATCCCGATGCGCTGCCCGAGCAGTTCAGGGAATCGCCCTGA
- the secD gene encoding protein translocase subunit SecD, which translates to MLDIPLWKRVLILGVVVIGLVWAMPNLFYSRVEAHNDALAAAESAGFVTDEQQAAIDRWPGWLPSGLVNLGLDLRGGAHLLAEVHTEDVYKSRMDSLWPELRRTLAAERDTVGAVRRVPGPEDELHVEIGNPDQMARAVEVARALSSPVVSLTGAGQSDMEFSASGNVLTVRLSDAEKSATDDRTIQQSLEIVRRRVDEVGTREPTIQRQGEDRILIQVPGIGSAAELKELIGTTAQLTFNPVIQSGSDPDGRPGLGNIILPAQEQPNYYYTVEEAPVVTGEELTDATPGFDQNGQPAVNFRFNPSGARKFGAYTAANIGQPFAIVLDGEVISAPVIRDAITTGSGQISGAMDVAGSTQLAVLLRAGALPAELTFLEERTIGPELGQDSIDAGKIASIVAIIGVVAYVVASYGVFGVFASVAVMINVILILAFMSAIGATLTLPGIAGIVLTIGTAVDANVIIYERIREELRRGKRVVTSIDTGFREAMSAIIDANVTTFIAGLVMFFLGSGPVKGFAVTLTIGLASSVFTAIYLTRLMIVFWLERRKPKQLVL; encoded by the coding sequence ATGTTGGACATCCCGCTTTGGAAACGCGTCCTGATTCTGGGCGTGGTGGTCATCGGCCTCGTCTGGGCCATGCCGAATCTGTTCTATTCCCGGGTCGAGGCGCATAATGATGCGCTTGCCGCGGCAGAAAGCGCAGGTTTCGTGACCGACGAACAGCAGGCCGCGATCGATCGCTGGCCGGGCTGGCTTCCCAGTGGGCTGGTCAATCTGGGTCTGGATCTGCGCGGCGGTGCGCATTTGCTGGCCGAGGTTCATACCGAGGATGTCTATAAATCGCGCATGGATTCGCTCTGGCCCGAGCTGCGCCGCACTCTGGCCGCTGAACGCGATACGGTTGGTGCGGTGCGCCGGGTGCCGGGTCCCGAGGATGAGCTTCATGTCGAGATCGGAAACCCCGACCAGATGGCCCGCGCGGTAGAGGTGGCCCGGGCGCTGTCCTCTCCGGTCGTGTCGCTGACCGGCGCGGGCCAGTCGGATATGGAGTTCAGTGCGTCCGGCAATGTGTTGACCGTGCGCCTGTCGGATGCCGAGAAATCGGCGACGGATGACCGGACCATTCAGCAGTCGCTGGAAATCGTTCGCCGTCGCGTCGATGAGGTCGGGACGCGTGAACCGACCATTCAGCGTCAGGGCGAAGACCGGATCCTGATTCAGGTGCCTGGCATCGGCTCTGCGGCCGAGTTGAAAGAGCTGATCGGGACCACGGCGCAGCTGACCTTCAATCCCGTGATCCAGAGCGGCTCTGACCCTGACGGGCGTCCGGGGCTTGGGAATATCATCCTGCCGGCGCAGGAGCAGCCGAATTACTATTACACCGTCGAGGAAGCCCCTGTCGTCACCGGCGAGGAGCTGACCGACGCCACGCCGGGCTTCGACCAGAACGGTCAGCCAGCGGTGAATTTCCGCTTCAATCCTTCGGGGGCACGTAAATTCGGGGCCTATACAGCGGCGAATATCGGCCAGCCCTTCGCCATCGTTCTGGACGGAGAGGTGATCTCTGCGCCGGTCATCCGCGATGCGATTACTACGGGTTCGGGACAGATTTCCGGTGCTATGGATGTCGCGGGGTCGACGCAGCTTGCGGTTCTGCTGCGCGCCGGGGCGCTTCCGGCTGAACTGACCTTCCTTGAGGAACGCACGATCGGGCCGGAATTGGGGCAGGACAGTATCGACGCGGGAAAGATCGCGTCGATTGTCGCGATTATCGGTGTGGTTGCCTATGTCGTGGCAAGCTATGGCGTGTTCGGGGTGTTCGCCTCGGTTGCGGTCATGATCAACGTGATCCTGATCCTTGCCTTCATGTCGGCCATCGGGGCGACGCTGACCCTGCCCGGCATTGCCGGGATCGTGCTGACCATCGGCACGGCGGTGGATGCGAATGTCATCATCTATGAGCGGATTCGCGAGGAATTGCGGCGCGGCAAGCGGGTGGTGACATCCATCGATACCGGCTTCCGCGAGGCGATGTCGGCAATCATCGACGCCAATGTCACGACCTTTATCGCCGGGCTGGTCATGTTCTTCCTCGGCTCGGGTCCGGTGAAGGGATTTGCCGTGACGCTGACCATCGGGCTTGCAAGCTCGGTCTTCACGGCGATTTACCTGACACGGCTGATGATCGTATTCTGGCTTGAGCGCCGCAAACCGAAGCAACTGGTTCTCTGA
- the yajC gene encoding preprotein translocase subunit YajC, with amino-acid sequence MFVSPAYAQAAGPGGGSAISSLVMMAAIFGIMYFLVLRPQQKRMKQHREMVSGLKRGDLVVTQGGLIGKITDVKDEEVSVEIAQGVKVRVVRSTVAQTIDRTPPAAANS; translated from the coding sequence ATGTTCGTTTCTCCCGCTTATGCGCAAGCCGCCGGCCCCGGTGGCGGTTCGGCGATCTCCTCGCTGGTCATGATGGCTGCGATTTTTGGGATCATGTATTTCCTGGTCCTGCGTCCGCAGCAGAAGCGTATGAAACAGCACCGTGAGATGGTTTCGGGGCTGAAGCGGGGGGATCTGGTGGTGACCCAGGGCGGTCTGATCGGCAAGATTACCGATGTGAAGGACGAAGAAGTCTCGGTCGAGATCGCACAGGGCGTGAAGGTCCGTGTGGTCCGTTCGACGGTTGCTCAGACGATCGACAGGACCCCGCCTGCCGCTGCCAATTCTTAA
- the mazG gene encoding nucleoside triphosphate pyrophosphohydrolase: MNETDRNQTEITRLIDIMAALRDPEKGCPWDIEQDFASIAPYTIEEAYEVADAISREAWDEFPGELGDLLLQVVFHAQMAAEKGMFGFADVAAKISDKLIDRHPHVFGDESRDKSAAQQVADWETIKAAERAAKAEKGVLDGVALGLPALTRALKLQNRAARVGFDWPGAGDVLDKITEETAELVEARDSGDHADMTEEYGDLLFVMVNLGRHLGIEPEEALRAANDKFTRRFRAIEAALQAEGRRPEQSTLAEMDALWDRAKEAERT; encoded by the coding sequence ATGAACGAAACGGACCGGAACCAGACCGAAATCACCCGCCTCATCGACATTATGGCGGCGCTGCGCGATCCTGAAAAAGGCTGTCCCTGGGATATCGAGCAGGATTTCGCCTCAATCGCGCCCTATACAATCGAGGAAGCCTATGAGGTCGCAGATGCAATTTCCCGGGAAGCCTGGGACGAGTTCCCCGGTGAGCTAGGAGACCTGCTTCTTCAGGTGGTGTTTCACGCACAAATGGCCGCTGAAAAGGGTATGTTCGGATTTGCTGACGTTGCAGCAAAGATCTCGGACAAGCTGATCGACCGCCATCCGCATGTTTTCGGCGATGAATCGCGCGATAAATCGGCGGCACAGCAAGTCGCAGACTGGGAAACGATCAAAGCCGCCGAACGCGCCGCCAAGGCAGAAAAAGGTGTGCTGGATGGCGTGGCGCTTGGCCTGCCGGCCCTGACCCGCGCCCTGAAGCTTCAGAACCGTGCCGCACGGGTCGGGTTCGACTGGCCCGGTGCCGGGGATGTGCTGGACAAGATCACCGAAGAAACCGCCGAACTGGTCGAAGCGCGTGACAGCGGAGATCACGCAGATATGACCGAAGAATATGGCGATCTGCTTTTCGTCATGGTGAATCTGGGACGGCATCTGGGCATTGAGCCAGAAGAGGCTCTCCGCGCGGCAAACGATAAATTCACCCGCCGGTTCCGCGCTATCGAGGCCGCGCTGCAAGCAGAAGGCCGTCGTCCCGAACAATCCACCCTCGCCGAGATGGACGCCCTCTGGGACCGTGCCAAGGAAGCAGAGCGGACATAA
- the trmB gene encoding tRNA (guanine(46)-N(7))-methyltransferase TrmB — MSDKPFDPNPTHRNFYGRRRGKTLRPSQKGYLAEDLGPLQPKGISIADNPERRPVSPAEIFGDDRPVWLEIGFGGGEHMVHMAATYPGVGVIGCEPYINGVAMLVGKIKSAAVQNVSVHPGDARDMMDVLPDGSVAKAFLNYPDPWPKTRHHRRRFVTPEHLLPLHRVMAPGAEFRVATDIKSYVRQTLDEVPRAGFELESLRAGAWPDWLSTRYEQKALREGRSPTYMSFRRI; from the coding sequence ATGTCCGACAAGCCCTTCGATCCGAACCCGACCCATCGCAATTTCTATGGCCGCCGCCGTGGAAAGACGCTGCGGCCCAGTCAGAAGGGCTATCTGGCCGAGGATCTGGGCCCGCTTCAGCCGAAAGGCATCTCGATTGCGGATAATCCCGAACGCAGGCCTGTCTCGCCAGCCGAAATTTTTGGGGATGACCGGCCGGTCTGGCTTGAGATTGGATTCGGCGGCGGAGAGCATATGGTGCACATGGCCGCGACCTATCCCGGGGTCGGTGTGATCGGCTGTGAGCCCTATATCAACGGCGTTGCCATGCTGGTTGGAAAAATCAAATCCGCTGCTGTCCAAAATGTCAGCGTCCATCCGGGCGATGCACGCGACATGATGGATGTGCTGCCGGATGGGTCGGTGGCGAAAGCGTTTCTGAATTACCCCGACCCGTGGCCCAAAACCCGCCACCACCGCCGCCGCTTCGTGACGCCGGAACATCTTCTGCCGCTGCACCGCGTTATGGCTCCCGGCGCGGAATTCCGTGTCGCGACCGATATAAAATCCTATGTCCGCCAGACGCTTGACGAAGTTCCCCGGGCCGGATTCGAACTGGAGAGTCTGCGGGCCGGGGCGTGGCCGGACTGGTTGTCGACACGCTATGAACAAAAAGCCCTGCGCGAGGGCCGTTCGCCGACCTATATGTCATTCCGCAGGATCTGA
- a CDS encoding ribonuclease J, which yields MSDRLIYLPLGGAGEIGMNAYVYGYGPKGKERLILVDLGVTFGDMDSTPGIDLIMADIAWLQANKNRIEAIFITHAHEDHVGALGLLWDRLELPVHCRLFTGTLARMKMEERGLPTDAVKIHEPRPEVITAGPFKVQFMPISHSIPESSALLIDTPAGRIVHTGDFKLDGTPGVGEAFDPVLWHEIAGEGDGVKVLTCDSTNVFSPNPGRSEALLSNPLLDFVMVQPNMVVATTFASNVARVKTLAEAGVAAGRKICLLGRSMRRMVQVAEETGVLTGFPNTISPEDAADLPRDKVMLIVTGSQGERRAATAQLARGSYLGIRLKEGDSFLFSSRIIPGNERGVIRNMNQFSEIGVDVYDADDGIYHVSGHANRPDLEAVHDLLKPQILIPMHGEHMHLREHAGIGRGKGIASIVATNGTVVDITGDTPQIVDEVENGRIYLDGNVLIGAMDGVVRDRIRMALNGHAMVSVIIDENDNPFPDAWVEPMGLPERGRSNQPVAQMIEGELSEFLESADAKTVADDQKLEEAVRKITRQVTMEEIGKKPEVTVIISRLAP from the coding sequence ATGTCTGACCGGCTAATCTATCTGCCGCTTGGCGGCGCGGGCGAAATCGGCATGAACGCCTATGTCTATGGCTACGGCCCCAAGGGAAAAGAGCGTCTGATCCTTGTCGATCTGGGCGTCACCTTCGGCGATATGGATTCGACCCCCGGCATTGACCTGATCATGGCCGATATCGCCTGGCTTCAGGCCAATAAGAACCGGATCGAGGCGATTTTCATCACCCATGCGCATGAGGATCATGTCGGCGCGTTGGGCCTGCTGTGGGACCGGCTTGAACTGCCGGTTCACTGCCGCCTGTTCACCGGCACGCTGGCCCGCATGAAGATGGAAGAGCGTGGCTTGCCGACCGATGCGGTCAAGATACATGAGCCGCGCCCCGAGGTGATCACCGCCGGACCGTTCAAGGTTCAGTTCATGCCGATCAGCCACTCGATCCCCGAAAGCTCGGCTCTGTTGATCGACACGCCTGCCGGGCGGATCGTGCATACGGGCGATTTCAAGCTGGATGGCACGCCGGGCGTCGGTGAGGCCTTCGATCCGGTGCTCTGGCACGAAATCGCCGGAGAGGGCGATGGCGTCAAGGTTCTGACCTGCGATTCGACCAATGTGTTCAGCCCCAATCCCGGCCGGTCCGAGGCATTGCTGTCGAATCCGCTGCTGGATTTCGTCATGGTGCAGCCCAATATGGTCGTGGCCACGACATTTGCCTCCAATGTGGCCCGGGTGAAGACACTGGCCGAGGCAGGCGTGGCCGCCGGGCGCAAGATCTGCCTTCTGGGCCGCTCGATGCGGCGCATGGTGCAGGTGGCCGAGGAAACCGGCGTATTGACCGGTTTTCCCAACACGATCAGCCCCGAGGACGCCGCCGATCTGCCGCGCGATAAGGTCATGCTGATCGTGACCGGCAGCCAGGGTGAGCGGCGGGCGGCGACGGCTCAGCTTGCGCGGGGCTCTTATCTGGGGATCCGGCTGAAAGAGGGCGACAGCTTCCTGTTCAGTTCTCGGATCATCCCCGGCAATGAGCGCGGTGTGATCCGCAATATGAACCAGTTCTCGGAAATTGGGGTTGATGTCTATGACGCGGATGACGGGATCTATCACGTCTCGGGCCACGCGAACCGCCCCGATCTTGAGGCGGTGCATGATCTTCTGAAGCCGCAGATCCTGATTCCGATGCATGGTGAGCATATGCATCTGCGCGAACATGCCGGGATCGGACGCGGCAAGGGGATTGCCTCGATCGTGGCGACCAACGGAACGGTTGTCGATATTACCGGCGATACGCCTCAGATCGTGGATGAGGTTGAAAACGGACGGATCTATCTGGACGGCAATGTGCTGATCGGCGCGATGGACGGCGTTGTCCGTGACCGCATTCGCATGGCGCTGAACGGTCATGCGATGGTCAGCGTCATTATCGACGAAAACGACAATCCGTTCCCCGATGCCTGGGTCGAACCGATGGGTCTGCCAGAGCGGGGACGCTCGAATCAGCCCGTCGCTCAGATGATCGAGGGCGAGTTGTCCGAATTTCTGGAATCGGCAGATGCAAAGACAGTTGCCGACGATCAGAAGCTGGAGGAAGCTGTCCGCAAGATTACCCGCCAGGTGACGATGGAAGAGATCGGCAAGAAGCCCGAGGTCACGGTCATTATCAGCCGTCTCGCGCCCTGA
- a CDS encoding type III pantothenate kinase — protein sequence MLLCIDTGNTNTVFSVWDGERFLSHWRIATDHKRTADEYYVWLQTLISLTHFELDIDSCIISSTVPRVVFNLRVLCNRYFNTRPLVVGKPDCLLPAEPQIDPGASAGPDRIVNAWAAYDRHGGDLIVVDFGTATTFDVAGHNGAYIGGVIAPGVNLSLEALHMGAANLPHVDVTRPTNRNGSETVIGTNTVTCIQSGIFWGYIGLVEGIIRRIRDERGQEMKVIATGGLAPLFEQGTDVFDNIEDDLTSHGLRLIYDYNMEAGNV from the coding sequence ATGCTGCTTTGTATCGATACCGGCAACACCAACACCGTGTTTTCCGTCTGGGACGGAGAGCGCTTCCTGTCGCATTGGCGCATCGCCACTGATCACAAGCGCACCGCTGACGAATATTACGTCTGGCTTCAGACGCTGATCTCGCTGACCCATTTCGAACTGGACATCGACAGTTGCATCATCTCATCCACCGTGCCGCGCGTCGTGTTCAATCTGCGTGTGCTGTGCAACCGCTATTTCAACACCCGCCCGCTTGTGGTCGGCAAGCCCGATTGCCTTTTGCCCGCAGAGCCTCAGATCGATCCGGGCGCAAGTGCCGGGCCGGATCGTATCGTGAATGCCTGGGCGGCCTATGACCGGCATGGCGGCGATCTGATCGTGGTCGATTTCGGTACGGCGACGACATTCGATGTGGCGGGGCATAATGGTGCCTATATTGGCGGGGTCATCGCGCCGGGCGTTAATCTCAGCCTTGAGGCGCTGCATATGGGGGCGGCAAATCTGCCTCATGTCGATGTCACCAGACCAACCAACCGGAATGGCAGCGAAACCGTTATTGGCACCAATACGGTGACCTGCATCCAGTCGGGGATATTCTGGGGCTATATCGGGCTGGTCGAGGGAATTATCCGCCGCATTCGGGATGAGCGCGGGCAGGAAATGAAAGTTATTGCGACCGGAGGACTTGCGCCCCTGTTCGAACAGGGGACAGATGTTTTCGACAATATCGAGGACGATCTGACGTCACACGGGCTCCGGCTCATCTATGATTATAATATGGAGGCGGGGAATGTCTGA
- a CDS encoding biotin--[acetyl-CoA-carboxylase] ligase — METWPEGVARHILQRCASTNAEALRLAPQLAGSAWILAHEQTAARGRRGRSWAMPKGNFAASLVVKPVGDVNQAALYSFVAALALQDALVSVCGPSARLALKWPNDVLLSGGKVAGILLESTGQGDGISDLVIGIGVNLADAPPPEPQAAFAPVSVRQETGIIVTPEEFLDLLAPAFAAWQKRLQTEGFDPVREAFLARAARLGEIITARTGTEELTGRFEGIDSSGALILGTGNGRQSVPAADVFF, encoded by the coding sequence CTGGAGACCTGGCCCGAGGGCGTGGCGCGGCATATTCTGCAACGCTGCGCATCCACCAATGCCGAGGCGCTTCGGCTTGCTCCGCAGCTTGCGGGATCAGCATGGATTCTAGCGCATGAGCAGACGGCGGCGCGCGGAAGGCGCGGCAGAAGCTGGGCGATGCCGAAGGGCAATTTCGCGGCCTCTCTGGTGGTGAAGCCGGTGGGCGACGTGAATCAGGCGGCACTGTATTCCTTCGTGGCCGCGCTTGCCTTGCAGGATGCGTTGGTCTCGGTATGCGGCCCGTCTGCGCGGCTGGCGCTGAAATGGCCGAACGATGTTCTGCTCAGCGGCGGCAAGGTTGCGGGCATCCTGCTGGAAAGCACGGGGCAGGGGGACGGGATCTCGGATCTTGTGATCGGGATCGGCGTCAATCTGGCTGACGCCCCGCCGCCCGAGCCGCAAGCCGCATTCGCACCTGTCAGTGTCAGGCAAGAGACCGGCATCATCGTCACGCCGGAGGAATTCCTCGATCTGCTTGCCCCGGCATTTGCAGCATGGCAAAAACGTCTGCAGACTGAAGGTTTCGATCCTGTGCGCGAGGCATTTCTGGCCCGCGCGGCCAGATTGGGGGAGATCATCACGGCGCGGACCGGCACGGAAGAACTGACAGGACGGTTCGAGGGCATCGATTCCTCGGGCGCTCTGATCCTTGGCACCGGCAATGGCCGGCAATCCGTGCCCGCAGCGGATGTGTTTTTCTGA
- the nuoN gene encoding NADH-quinone oxidoreductase subunit NuoN encodes MTSLDFTIIMPEILLAVYALLALLAGAYLGKDRIARTLLWVTVGAFLVLAFYVGIGRPAEGAAFFDMFIADGFSRFCKILILTAAAAVMAMSADYMDRRGMLRFEYPILIALAVCGMMFMVSAGDLLILYLGLELQSLSLYVVAAMRRDSVRSSEAGLKYFVLGSLSSGMLLYGASLVYGFAGTTNFSGIIQVVEGGNLPVGLLFGMVFVIVGLAFKISAVPFHMWTPDVYEGSPTPVTAFFATAPKVAAMALLARVLTDAFGRVPGDWGQILAVLAVLSMFLGSIAGIGQTNIKRLMAYSSIAHMGFSLVGLASGTALGVQSMLIYMAIYAVMNVGVFAWILSLERDGQPVTDLASLHRFASAQPLKGFAVLILMFSLAGVPPMLGFFAKFAVLTAAVDAGMGWLAVLGVIASVIGAFYYLRIVYYMYFGKEAEPVGSRMGVVSYGLLIASATAVLLGSITMFGVDRAAGRAAESLMIVDTLSPDSTVAAVVPQGD; translated from the coding sequence ATGACTTCGCTCGACTTCACGATCATCATGCCGGAAATCCTGCTGGCCGTATATGCGCTGCTGGCGCTGCTGGCGGGGGCCTATCTGGGCAAGGACCGGATCGCCCGCACGCTGCTTTGGGTGACGGTCGGGGCCTTTCTGGTTCTGGCATTCTATGTCGGCATTGGCCGCCCCGCCGAGGGGGCCGCGTTTTTCGACATGTTCATCGCGGACGGGTTTTCGCGCTTCTGCAAGATCCTGATCCTGACAGCCGCCGCCGCGGTCATGGCGATGAGCGCCGATTACATGGACCGGCGCGGCATGCTGCGTTTCGAATATCCGATCCTGATCGCGCTTGCCGTTTGCGGGATGATGTTCATGGTCTCTGCCGGGGATCTGCTGATCCTGTATCTGGGGCTGGAGCTGCAATCCTTGTCGCTTTACGTGGTGGCGGCGATGCGCCGCGATTCCGTGCGGTCGTCCGAGGCCGGGCTGAAATATTTCGTTCTGGGCTCGCTCAGCTCGGGGATGCTGCTTTACGGTGCATCACTGGTCTATGGCTTCGCGGGGACGACGAATTTCTCGGGGATCATTCAGGTGGTCGAGGGCGGCAATCTGCCGGTCGGGCTGCTGTTCGGGATGGTGTTTGTCATCGTTGGTCTGGCCTTCAAGATCAGCGCCGTGCCGTTCCATATGTGGACGCCTGATGTGTATGAGGGATCTCCGACGCCGGTGACGGCTTTCTTTGCAACCGCACCCAAGGTTGCCGCAATGGCGCTGCTGGCGCGGGTGCTGACCGATGCGTTTGGCCGTGTTCCGGGCGATTGGGGACAGATCCTGGCGGTGCTGGCGGTGCTGTCGATGTTCCTGGGGTCGATCGCGGGTATCGGCCAGACCAATATCAAGCGTCTGATGGCCTATTCCTCGATCGCGCATATGGGATTTTCGCTGGTCGGACTGGCTTCCGGGACTGCGCTTGGTGTGCAGTCGATGCTGATCTATATGGCGATCTATGCGGTGATGAATGTCGGCGTGTTCGCATGGATCCTCTCGCTGGAGCGTGACGGTCAGCCCGTGACCGATCTGGCCAGCCTGCATCGGTTTGCCTCGGCGCAGCCTTTGAAGGGTTTCGCCGTGCTTATCCTGATGTTCAGCCTTGCCGGTGTACCGCCGATGCTGGGGTTCTTCGCGAAATTCGCGGTGCTTACGGCGGCTGTGGATGCCGGGATGGGCTGGCTTGCCGTGCTTGGTGTGATCGCCTCTGTGATCGGTGCGTTCTATTATCTGCGCATCGTCTATTACATGTATTTCGGCAAAGAAGCCGAGCCGGTGGGAAGCCGCATGGGCGTGGTTTCCTATGGTCTGCTGATTGCATCCGCAACGGCGGTTCTGCTTGGCTCGATCACCATGTTCGGTGTGGACCGCGCCGCGGGCCGTGCTGCGGAATCGCTGATGATCGTCGATACGCTTTCCCCTGACAGCACCGTCGCAGCGGTCGTGCCGCAAGGTGACTGA